Within Candidatus Hydrogenedentota bacterium, the genomic segment CGTCGATCCTGGCCAAGTACCGGGGGAAGAAGGAGGTGGCGGAATCATGAGCGGTCTGCAGCACGCCTATGATCAGGCGCAAGCCGAGTGGCAGGCGCTGGAACGGACCGCACACCCCCTCTTTTTCGTGGGGGCGGCAACGTGCGGTGTGGCCGCGGGCGCGGGCGAGGTGATCGACGCCCTGACCAAGGCCATCGGCGAGCGCGGCCTCGACGCGGAGGTCATAAAGGTCGGCTGCCTCGGGCCGTGTTCTCTGGAACCGCTGGTAATCGTGCAGAAACCGGGCAAGCCGCGCGTGTGCTACGGCCCCATCGACGGCAAGAGCGCGTTGCGGCTGCTTGACGCCTATGTGCTGGGCGATGACCCGTGCGGCGACCTGGCCGTCGGCAAGATGGACCCGGGCCAGGTGGACGGCATCGGCGATTTCGCGGACCACCCCATGCTGCGCGGACAGGTGCGCAACATCCTGCGCAATTGCGGCCAGATCGACCCGGAAAACGTGCGCCATTACCTGGCTCGTGACGGGTACCGCGGTCTTCTCAAGGCACTGGAAAGCGGGCGGGACCACTGTCTCGACATGGTGAAGCAGGCGGGCCTGCGCGGGCGCGGCGGCGCGGGTTTTCCCACGGCGTCGAAGTGGGAATTCTGCCGCAAAGCGCCCGGCACCGCGAAATACCTCATCTGCAACGCGGATGAAGGCGACCCCGGCGCGTTCATGAACCGGTCCGTGCTCGAGGGTGACCCGCACGCGGTGCTCGAGGGCATGCTCATCGCCGGCTTCACCATCGGCGCGACGGCGGGCTATGTCTATTGTCGCGCGGAATACCCGCTGGCGTTGCACCGGCTCGACGTGGCCCTGTCTCAGATGCGCGAACTCGGCCTGCTCGGGCAGAACATTCTCGGGTCCGGCTTCTCGTTCGAGATTACGGTAAAGAAAGGCGCGGGCGCGTTCGTCTGCGGCGAAGAGACCGCGTTGATCGCGTCCATCGAGGGCCATCGCGGCATGCCGCGTCCGCGTCCGCCCTTCCCCGCCATCAGCGGCCTCTGGGGCAAGCCTACCGTTATCCAGAACGTGGAAACGCTGGCGAACCTGCCGCTTATTCTCCGTAACGGCCCGGACTGGTACGCGCAATTCGGCGCGGAATCGAGCCGCGGCACCAAGACCTTCGCGCTCGCGGGCAAGATCAACCGGACCGGCCTGGTCGAAGTGCCGCTTGGCACACCGCTGCGCACGATCATTCAGGAGATCGGCGGCGGCATCCCGAACGGCAAGCAATTCAAGGCTGTGCAGACCGGCGGGCCTTCCGGCGGCTGCATCCCCGCGGACAAGCTCGACCTCCCCGTCGATTACGAATCGTTGACGAGCGCCGGGACCATCATGGGGTCGGGCGGCATGATCGTGCTCGATGAAGACAGTTGCGTCGTCGACATCGCCCGGTTCTTCCTGTCGTTCACGCAAGAGGAATCGTGCGGCAAGTGCGGCCCGTGCCGCGTGGGCACCCGCGCCATGCTGGGCATCCTCAACAAGATCGCCGAGGGCCGCGGCACGCCGCGCGACCTCGATACGCTCGAGGAGATGGCGGTAACGGTGAAACAGGGGTCGCTTTGCGGCCTGGGCCAGACCGCGCCCAACCCGGTGCTGACCACCTTGCGCTATTTCCGCGCGGAATATGAGCAGCACATCAGGGAACACGAGTGCCCCGCGTTCACGTGCAATAAACTGATTACGTTCCGCATCGATCAGGAGCGGTGCGAAGGCTGCGGCGCCTGTGCGCGCGGCTGCCCCGTGAACGCCATCCAGGGCGAGAAGAACAAGCCGCACGCGATCGACCAGCGCGTGTGCATTCATTGCGGCGCCTGCGTGAGCCGGTGCCCCTCGACAAGCGCCGCCGTATACCGGGAGAGCGGCCGGCTGGTCCGATTCGAACCGCGGCGCGAGAAGAAAGCAGACGCGGCACGGGCGTCCCGCCCGTGATGCATAGGCAAGATGCCCGACGCGGCACGGGAAGCATAGGTGAGATAGACACTATGAAGCTCTACATCAACCAGCGGGAAGTGGAAGGCCGGGAAGGCGAGACCATTCTCGAATGCGCGCTGCGCCATGGCATCCATATTCCCCATTTGTGCACGCACCCGAATCTGCCGCCGTTCGGCGCTTGCCGCCTCTGCGTGGTTCAGGTGGAGAAGATGCGCGGATTCCCGACGTCATGCACGACGCCCGTGCAAGAGGGCATGCGCGTCGAGACCGAAACGCCGGAATTGCTCAAGCTGCGGCGCAACATCCTCGCGCTGATGATGATCGAGCACCCAAACGCCTGTCTGGTCTGCGGCAAACGGGAGCTGTGCGAGAAGTTCCGGCCCAAGGCGGAGAAGGTGGGCCGCACCACCGGTTGTCACACCTGCAACAACAAGGAAGTCTGCGAAGTCCGCGCGTTATCGGAAGACCTCGGCCTGACCGAGATTCCCGTGGCGCCGCTGTATCACATGCGGCCGCTCGACCGCTCGAACCCGTTCATCGATCGCGACCTGAACCTGTGCATCCTTTGCGGACGGTGCGTGCGCATCTGCGAACACCAGCAGGGGCAGCCTGTAATCGCGTTTGTCAACCGCAGCGGCAAGACGCACATCGGCGAGGCGTTCGGGCGCAACCTCGAGGAAGCGGGCTGCACCTTCTGCGGCTCGTGCGTGGATGTGTGCCCCACGGGCACGCTTGCCGACCGCTACGCGAAATGGTACGGCCGCGCCGAAAGCGAGGTGGACAGCACCTGCATCTTCTGCGGCGCCGCGTGCGCGCTGCACCTGGGCTCAAACGACGGCCGGCTCGTGGCCGCGCGCGCGGTGAACATGGGCGTGCCGGTGTGTCTCATGGGCCGGTTTGCCCTGTCCGAATTCCTGAACGGGGAAGACCGGTTGAAAACGCCGCACGTGCGCGTCGGCGAGGTCCTGCGCGAAGTGAAATGGGACGACGCGTTGGCGTCCGTCGCGGAACAGCTTCGCCCGTACATCAATGACGGCTTCGCCCTTGTGTGCGACACGGGCACGCCCATCGAAGACCGGCACGTCTTCAAGCGTTTCACGAACGAAGTCATGAAATCGCAGCGGTATTTCGAGATCACGCCGGACGCGCACGGCTTATCGCGCGCGGCGGTGCCGGAGGGCACGCGCGCGCTCGTGACGACCGGCGATTTCGTGGACGCCGCGCAGCTCGATGGCGTCGACGTGATCGTGGTCCTGGATTGCTACCCCACACCCGTCAGCGAGCGCGCCTGCGCCGTGCTGCCCGCCGCCGTGTTTGCCGAGACCGCCGGCACGGTCCTTGACGGAGAGGGCCGTCCGCGGCCATTACGCCAGGCGTGCGCGCCGCCGGGTCAGGCTTGGCCCGAATGGCGCATCATCGCACAACTGGCCCGGACGCTCGGCGGCGCAGGGTTCGATTGGAACAAGGTGGGCGAGATCACGGCCCAACTGGGCCTGGACGATGCTGCGCTCCACGCGGACCGCGCGGAAGCGCCCGCGCCCGCGCTGGACAAGTTGGCGGCGAGCTCGTTCTTCCGGGGGCATCGCATCGAGGACTACGTCGCGGGCCTCCGCGCGCTGAAAGGCGCGGAAGGCCGCCCGGCAGACCTGCGTCCGATTCGGGCTGAAGGCCGCTTCCTCATCGTTTCCAAGCGCGAAATTGTGCCCAACTCGCACGAAATCGTCATCGAAGCACCCGAGATCGCGCGCAAGGCACAGCCGGGGCAGTTCATCATCGTCATGGTGGACGAACGGTCCGAGCGCGTGCCCTACACGTTGTGCGACTGGGACGCCGCGAAGGGGACCGTCACGCTCGTGGTCCAGGAAAAGGGCCAGTCGAGCCGGAAACTAATCCTGACGGAGGCGGGCGACCGGCTCGCGCACGTGGTGGGGCCGCTGGGTATTCCGCTCGAAATCAAACAGTACGGCGTGGTGGCGCTTGCGGGCGGCTGCTACGGCATCGGCGGCATTCTGCCGATCGCGAAGGCCATGAAAGCGGCGGGCAATCGCGTGATCGTCGTGACCGAAGCGCGCAGCCACTACATGAACTATTACGAGGAAAAACTGGCGGGCTCGGCCGACGAATTCGTCTTCACGACCATCGACGGGTCGTCGGGAGTGAAAGGGCACGCGGTCGATGACATCGGCAGGCGGCTGCGCGCGGGCGAGCAGCTCGACTGTGTCATCGCCGTGGGATGCCCGTTCATGATGATGCTGACGAGCGAAGAAACAAGGCCGTTCGGCGTGAAGACGCTCGCGGCGCTGAACCCGATTATGGTGGACGGCACGGGCATGTGCGGCGCGTGCCGGATCACCGTGGGCGACAAGATGAAATTCGCGTGCGTCGACGGACCGTTCTTCGACGCGCATCAGGTCGATTGGGACGAGGTGCGGGACCGCCGCGACGCCTACAGCTTCGCGGAAATCCAGTCGGTTGGACGCACCGAACCCGTCGTGGAACACCATGACCACGCGCATCGCGGCTGCGGCTGCGGCATGCGCGCGGAAGCGGGGGTGAAGTGATGCCTGACACACCCAACGGCGAACCGGCCCAGAAACCGAAGGCGAAGCCGAAGATTCCCCGGCAGCTGATGCCCGAGCAGGCGCCGGAAGACCGGGTCCGCAATTACAAAGAGGTGCCCTTTGGCTACTCGGAAGAGATAGCCGTGCTCGAAGCGAGCCGGTGCCTCAATTGCAGGAACCCGAAATGCGTGACGGGCTGCCCCGTTCACGTGGATATCCCCGGTTTCGTCTCGCTGGTGAAAGAGCGCAAGTTCATCGAGGCGGCGCAGAAGATCAAGGAACAGAACGCGCTGCCGGCCGTGTGCGGGCGCGTCTGCCCGCAGGAAGAGCAATGCGAGAGCAAGTGCATCCTCGCGATCAAGGGCGAGGCCGCGGCCATCGGGCGACTCGAACGGTTCGTGGCCGACTACGAGCGCAATTCCGGCGAGGTGCGTATCCCCGAACTGCCGGCCAAGACGGGCAAGCGCGTCGCGTGCATCGGCGCGGGGCCCGCGGGCCTCACCGTAGCGGGCGACCTGATCAAGCTGGGCCACGAGGTCACCGTCTTCGAGGCGTTGCAGGAAGCGGGCGGCGTGCTCACCTACGGCATTCCCGAATTCCGCCTGCCCAAGGAGATCGTGCGGGCGGAGGTGGACTATCTCAAGAAACTCGGCGTGCGCTTCGTCATGGACTACGTCGTCGGGCGCAACGCGACCATCCGCGAACTCATGGAAGACGAGGGCTACGACGCCGTTTTCGTCGGAACCGGCGCGGGCCTGCCTTCGTTCATGAACATCCCCGGCGAGAATCTCGTCGGCGTCTATTCGGCCAACGAATACCTGACGCGCGCCAACCTTATGAAGGCATACCTCTTCCCGAAATATGACACGCCGCCGATCCGCCGCGAACGCGTCGCCGTCGTAGGCGGCGGCAACGTGGCGATGGACTCCGCGCGCACGGCGCTGCGCCTCGGCGCGGTGGTCTACATCGTCTACCGGCGCGCCCGCGAGCAGATGCCGGCCCGCGCCGAGGAGGTCCATCACGCCGAGCAGGAAGGCGTCAAGATGATGCTGCTCAACAACCCGGTGCGCATCCTCGGCGACGAGCGCCACCGCGTAACCGGCATGGAATGCCTGCGCATGGAACTCGGCGAGCCCGACGAATCGGGCCGCCACAGGCCCGTGCCCGTGAAAGGGTCCGAGTTTATCCTCGACGTGGATACCGTCATCATGGCCATCGGCAACAAGCCGAACCCGCTCGTGCCTCAGACGACGCCCGAACTCAAGGTGTCCAAGTGGGGCACGGTCGAGGTGGATGCCGGGACCATGGCCACATCCGTGCCGGGCGTGTACGCCGCGGGCGACATCGTCTCCGGCGCAGCCACCGTGATCAGCGCGATGGGCCAGGGCCGCACCGCCGCCGCGTCGATCCACCGGTATCTGATGGGCGAGCCCGCGCCTGCCGCGCAGGCCGGCCAGGCCGCCGCAAGTTGAGCATAAGCGCGCCGGGCGGGGACTCAGCCCGGCTCACGCGCCCGCATTCATGCGCCAGAGCGCATAGTTCAGAATAGCGGCGAAACTCACCCAGCAGACATAGGGGATCAACAAGGCCCCAGACAGGGCGCGAACGCGCCAGAAGAGAATAACGGTCGCGAGGATGGCGGCGTCGAGCAACAGGATCTCCGCGAAAGCCCAGCCCAACGCGTGCTGCCCGAAGAATATCCAGGACCACAGCGCGTTGAGCAGAAGCTGCATGAGATAGACGGCCAGCGGCGCGGCGACGGGCGCCTGTTGCCGTCGCAGCCACACCAGCCACGCCGCGACGGCCATGCCCAGGTACAGCAGCGACCACACCGGGCCGAAAACCCAGGCCGGTGGCGTGAATGCCGGCTTGTGAAGCGCGCGGTACCATTCGCCTGCGCCGTATTGGCTGCCGAACGCAGCCGCCCCCGCAACAAGCAATATGCTGACGATAAGAACGCCGGCCTTTTCCCAAGAGGACATGGTCACGCCCGTTTCACGCGCGGGCCGTCCGCCGTGTCCTCGAGTATCCAGCCGAGGCTGCGCAACTGGTCGCGGACCGCGTCGGCTTTCGCGAAATCCTTGGCGCGGCGCGCGTCCTGACGCGCCTGAACCAGGTCCAGCACGTCCTGAGGAACGGCCGCTTCCGGCGCATCGCCGAAAAGCCCCGTGACGCGGTCGAGCCGGTCCATGAGCGTAAGGGCCTCGCGTGCGCCCTCCGCGCCCGCCACGCCGTCGTCGACCAGCTTGTTGACGTCGCGGATGAAATCGAATACCACGCCGAGCGCGCCCGAGATATTGAGGTCGTCGTCGAGCGCTTCCTGAAACGCCGCCTCGCAGGCCGCGCACTGCTGCGCCAGGCCGCCGCCGCCGCGCACCGTCTTCAACCGGTCGCGGAAATCGCGGATGCGCCGCAGCGATTCCCGGGCCGCGTCGACGGCCTCGAAACTGAAATTGTTCGGCTGGCGGTAGTGCGTGGCCAGCAGCACCCACCGGATCGCCATCGGGTCGATGCCGCGTTCGAGCAGGTCGCGCAGCGTGAAGAAATTGCCCAGCGATTTCGACATCTTGCGGCCTTCAACCACCAGATGCGCGCAGTGCAGCCAGTATTTTACGAACGTCCGGCCCGTGCAGCATTCGGATTGGGCGATCTCGTTCTCGTGATGCGGGAAGATGTTATCCACGCCGCCACAATGGATGTCGAAACTCTCGCCGAGGTATTTGAGGCTCATGGCCGAACATTCGATATGCCAGCCCGGGCGGCCCTTGCCCAGTTCCGTCTCCCAAAACACGGCGCCATCGTCTTCGTCCCAGGCCTTCCACAACGCGAAATCGCGCGCGTCCGCCGCTTCATATTCGTCCGTATCGACGCGCCCGCTCGCACCCGCTCGCAACTGCTCCAGGTCCATGTGGCTCAACCGGCCATAACGCGGAAACGTCGAAAGCCGGAAGTATATGCTCCCCTCGTGCTCGTACGTGTGCCCCTTCTCCCGCAGCGTCTTGATCATCGCGACCATC encodes:
- a CDS encoding NADH-quinone oxidoreductase subunit NuoF gives rise to the protein MSGLQHAYDQAQAEWQALERTAHPLFFVGAATCGVAAGAGEVIDALTKAIGERGLDAEVIKVGCLGPCSLEPLVIVQKPGKPRVCYGPIDGKSALRLLDAYVLGDDPCGDLAVGKMDPGQVDGIGDFADHPMLRGQVRNILRNCGQIDPENVRHYLARDGYRGLLKALESGRDHCLDMVKQAGLRGRGGAGFPTASKWEFCRKAPGTAKYLICNADEGDPGAFMNRSVLEGDPHAVLEGMLIAGFTIGATAGYVYCRAEYPLALHRLDVALSQMRELGLLGQNILGSGFSFEITVKKGAGAFVCGEETALIASIEGHRGMPRPRPPFPAISGLWGKPTVIQNVETLANLPLILRNGPDWYAQFGAESSRGTKTFALAGKINRTGLVEVPLGTPLRTIIQEIGGGIPNGKQFKAVQTGGPSGGCIPADKLDLPVDYESLTSAGTIMGSGGMIVLDEDSCVVDIARFFLSFTQEESCGKCGPCRVGTRAMLGILNKIAEGRGTPRDLDTLEEMAVTVKQGSLCGLGQTAPNPVLTTLRYFRAEYEQHIREHECPAFTCNKLITFRIDQERCEGCGACARGCPVNAIQGEKNKPHAIDQRVCIHCGACVSRCPSTSAAVYRESGRLVRFEPRREKKADAARASRP
- a CDS encoding sulfide/dihydroorotate dehydrogenase-like FAD/NAD-binding protein, which encodes MKLYINQREVEGREGETILECALRHGIHIPHLCTHPNLPPFGACRLCVVQVEKMRGFPTSCTTPVQEGMRVETETPELLKLRRNILALMMIEHPNACLVCGKRELCEKFRPKAEKVGRTTGCHTCNNKEVCEVRALSEDLGLTEIPVAPLYHMRPLDRSNPFIDRDLNLCILCGRCVRICEHQQGQPVIAFVNRSGKTHIGEAFGRNLEEAGCTFCGSCVDVCPTGTLADRYAKWYGRAESEVDSTCIFCGAACALHLGSNDGRLVAARAVNMGVPVCLMGRFALSEFLNGEDRLKTPHVRVGEVLREVKWDDALASVAEQLRPYINDGFALVCDTGTPIEDRHVFKRFTNEVMKSQRYFEITPDAHGLSRAAVPEGTRALVTTGDFVDAAQLDGVDVIVVLDCYPTPVSERACAVLPAAVFAETAGTVLDGEGRPRPLRQACAPPGQAWPEWRIIAQLARTLGGAGFDWNKVGEITAQLGLDDAALHADRAEAPAPALDKLAASSFFRGHRIEDYVAGLRALKGAEGRPADLRPIRAEGRFLIVSKREIVPNSHEIVIEAPEIARKAQPGQFIIVMVDERSERVPYTLCDWDAAKGTVTLVVQEKGQSSRKLILTEAGDRLAHVVGPLGIPLEIKQYGVVALAGGCYGIGGILPIAKAMKAAGNRVIVVTEARSHYMNYYEEKLAGSADEFVFTTIDGSSGVKGHAVDDIGRRLRAGEQLDCVIAVGCPFMMMLTSEETRPFGVKTLAALNPIMVDGTGMCGACRITVGDKMKFACVDGPFFDAHQVDWDEVRDRRDAYSFAEIQSVGRTEPVVEHHDHAHRGCGCGMRAEAGVK
- the gltA gene encoding NADPH-dependent glutamate synthase encodes the protein MPDTPNGEPAQKPKAKPKIPRQLMPEQAPEDRVRNYKEVPFGYSEEIAVLEASRCLNCRNPKCVTGCPVHVDIPGFVSLVKERKFIEAAQKIKEQNALPAVCGRVCPQEEQCESKCILAIKGEAAAIGRLERFVADYERNSGEVRIPELPAKTGKRVACIGAGPAGLTVAGDLIKLGHEVTVFEALQEAGGVLTYGIPEFRLPKEIVRAEVDYLKKLGVRFVMDYVVGRNATIRELMEDEGYDAVFVGTGAGLPSFMNIPGENLVGVYSANEYLTRANLMKAYLFPKYDTPPIRRERVAVVGGGNVAMDSARTALRLGAVVYIVYRRAREQMPARAEEVHHAEQEGVKMMLLNNPVRILGDERHRVTGMECLRMELGEPDESGRHRPVPVKGSEFILDVDTVIMAIGNKPNPLVPQTTPELKVSKWGTVEVDAGTMATSVPGVYAAGDIVSGAATVISAMGQGRTAAASIHRYLMGEPAPAAQAGQAAAS
- a CDS encoding tryptophan-rich sensory protein, translating into MSSWEKAGVLIVSILLVAGAAAFGSQYGAGEWYRALHKPAFTPPAWVFGPVWSLLYLGMAVAAWLVWLRRQQAPVAAPLAVYLMQLLLNALWSWIFFGQHALGWAFAEILLLDAAILATVILFWRVRALSGALLIPYVCWVSFAAILNYALWRMNAGA
- the cysS gene encoding cysteine--tRNA ligase, which produces MALRFFNTMSRAKEAFEPVEAGKAGLYTCGPTIYNFAHIGNFRAYVFEDLLRRYLEYRGYEVRHVMNLTDVEDKLIRACRETGEPLKAITDRYARAFFEDVDTLGIRRADVYPAATDHVPEMVAMIKTLREKGHTYEHEGSIYFRLSTFPRYGRLSHMDLEQLRAGASGRVDTDEYEAADARDFALWKAWDEDDGAVFWETELGKGRPGWHIECSAMSLKYLGESFDIHCGGVDNIFPHHENEIAQSECCTGRTFVKYWLHCAHLVVEGRKMSKSLGNFFTLRDLLERGIDPMAIRWVLLATHYRQPNNFSFEAVDAARESLRRIRDFRDRLKTVRGGGGLAQQCAACEAAFQEALDDDLNISGALGVVFDFIRDVNKLVDDGVAGAEGAREALTLMDRLDRVTGLFGDAPEAAVPQDVLDLVQARQDARRAKDFAKADAVRDQLRSLGWILEDTADGPRVKRA